In Deinococcus aerius, the following are encoded in one genomic region:
- the plsY gene encoding glycerol-3-phosphate 1-O-acyltransferase PlsY, which translates to MILLAALAVLAAYLIGSIPAAAWVARGRGVDIRKVGSGNSGATNVLRALGSGPALVVALFDMLKGALAVWLGRALGLDPALCALCGVAAVLGHNFSPFLGWRGGKGVATSFGTMAAVDPVVGGGAFVVGTACIWLTRFVSAGSILGALTAVTLAAALARPGWLILTVAFLAALLTWQHRDNITRLQAGNERRLGQKG; encoded by the coding sequence GTGATCCTGCTCGCCGCCCTCGCCGTGCTCGCCGCCTACCTGATCGGCTCGATCCCCGCCGCCGCCTGGGTGGCGCGGGGGCGCGGGGTGGATATCCGCAAGGTGGGCAGCGGCAACAGCGGCGCCACCAACGTGCTGCGCGCCCTGGGGAGCGGCCCCGCCCTCGTCGTGGCGCTGTTCGACATGCTCAAGGGGGCGCTCGCCGTGTGGCTGGGAAGGGCGCTGGGCCTGGACCCCGCCCTCTGCGCCCTGTGCGGCGTGGCCGCCGTGCTGGGCCACAACTTCAGCCCCTTCCTGGGCTGGCGCGGCGGCAAGGGCGTGGCGACCAGCTTCGGCACGATGGCCGCCGTGGACCCGGTGGTGGGCGGCGGCGCCTTCGTGGTCGGGACGGCCTGCATCTGGCTCACCCGCTTCGTGAGCGCGGGCAGCATCCTGGGGGCGCTGACCGCCGTGACGCTGGCCGCGGCCCTCGCCCGCCCGGGCTGGCTGATCCTGACGGTCGCCTTTCTCGCCGCGCTCCTGACCTGGCAGCACCGCGACAACATCACCCGCCTTCAGGCCGGAAACGAGCGG
- a CDS encoding sensor domain-containing diguanylate cyclase, whose amino-acid sequence MSAPRPTHEPARPAALARAGVLDAAPEETFDRITRLAVRALNVPYAVLTLMDAEGGFTKSCHGPGLAGMGLPREERPRGWPTLPDGPLHIGDLAADPRFQRHPLFGLGSRLGVRMYAGVPLVTPGGERLGTLCVLDTRARTLGAHEQDLLHSLAALATDELERRALRLDLARAQEQEALLQDLARLIEGPLMPEETARRALGRLHSGLPLDGSGLLRRTREGVEVRAGGGGHGEVLRALGPGGAGWAAHEGEEPLFLVGARGVAQAFPELAEAGLGALAWLPLPGGEDAAHALAFLRVGESPWTPEERRALEAGARAVAVALERAEHDRRLERAVLTDPLTGLGNRHAFDRALEEADGLRARGGVGYVLALVDLDGMRRVNDEYGRARGDELLREFARQLQHPDVAAYRLGGDEYALLHLNPGLPEAAAQALVNRVAGAVRFTRSLAFPVGASVGVATVPDDAPGATGALRAALRRMHAQKRARRGAGHGR is encoded by the coding sequence GTGTCCGCCCCCCGGCCCACCCACGAGCCCGCCCGCCCGGCCGCCCTGGCCCGGGCCGGGGTTCTGGACGCGGCGCCGGAGGAAACTTTTGACCGCATCACGCGCCTGGCCGTGCGCGCGCTGAACGTGCCCTACGCGGTGCTCACGCTGATGGACGCGGAGGGGGGATTCACCAAGTCCTGCCACGGCCCGGGGCTCGCCGGAATGGGCCTGCCCCGCGAGGAGCGGCCCCGCGGCTGGCCCACCCTCCCGGACGGTCCGCTGCACATCGGGGACCTGGCCGCCGACCCACGCTTTCAACGCCACCCGCTCTTCGGCCTGGGGTCGCGCCTGGGCGTGCGGATGTACGCGGGCGTGCCCCTGGTGACCCCGGGGGGCGAGCGGCTGGGCACGCTGTGCGTCCTCGATACCCGGGCGCGGACGCTGGGCGCCCACGAGCAGGACCTCCTGCACAGCCTCGCCGCGCTCGCAACGGATGAGCTGGAGCGGCGGGCCTTGCGGCTGGACCTCGCCCGCGCCCAGGAGCAGGAGGCGCTCTTGCAGGACCTCGCCCGGCTGATCGAGGGTCCCCTGATGCCCGAGGAGACGGCCCGCAGGGCCCTGGGACGGCTGCACTCGGGCCTGCCCCTGGACGGGTCGGGCCTGCTGCGCCGCACCCGGGAGGGCGTGGAGGTCAGGGCCGGGGGAGGAGGGCACGGGGAGGTGCTTCGCGCCCTCGGCCCGGGGGGCGCCGGGTGGGCTGCCCACGAGGGGGAGGAACCCCTCTTCCTCGTGGGCGCCCGGGGGGTCGCGCAGGCCTTTCCCGAGCTGGCGGAGGCGGGGCTGGGGGCGCTGGCCTGGCTGCCCCTGCCGGGTGGGGAGGACGCGGCCCACGCCCTGGCCTTCCTCCGGGTGGGTGAATCCCCCTGGACTCCCGAGGAGCGCCGGGCGCTAGAGGCGGGCGCCCGCGCCGTGGCCGTGGCCCTGGAGCGGGCCGAACATGACCGGCGGCTGGAGCGGGCCGTCCTGACCGACCCCCTGACCGGGTTGGGTAACCGCCACGCCTTTGACCGCGCGCTGGAGGAGGCCGACGGCCTGCGCGCGCGGGGCGGGGTGGGCTACGTGCTCGCGCTGGTGGACCTCGACGGGATGCGGCGGGTGAACGACGAGTACGGCCGCGCCCGCGGCGACGAGCTGCTGCGCGAGTTCGCCCGGCAGCTCCAGCACCCCGACGTGGCCGCCTACCGCCTGGGCGGCGACGAGTACGCCCTGCTCCACCTGAACCCCGGCCTGCCCGAGGCCGCCGCGCAGGCGCTCGTGAACCGGGTGGCGGGGGCGGTGCGCTTTACCCGCAGCCTGGCCTTCCCGGTGGGCGCGTCCGTGGGGGTCGCCACCGTGCCCGACGACGCCCCGGGGGCAACCGGGGCCCTGCGCGCCGCCCTGCGCCGGATGCACGCCCAGAAGCGCGCCCGCCGGGGGGCCGGGCATGGCCGCTGA
- a CDS encoding VOC family protein — MTVTLLDHVAIATPDLDLGAAPYLALGLTPEGPDEEVPTQGVRVRAFVVGETLIELLAPTRPDSPIAAFLERRGPGLHHTAYRVADLEAEMARLRGLGARFLSGVPSPGRAGTRVAFLHPKWGAGTLIELVEHPAGHGGQGHR; from the coding sequence ATGACCGTCACCCTGCTCGATCACGTCGCCATCGCCACCCCCGACCTCGACCTCGGGGCCGCGCCCTACCTCGCCCTGGGCCTGACCCCCGAGGGGCCGGACGAGGAGGTCCCCACGCAGGGGGTGCGGGTGCGCGCCTTCGTGGTGGGCGAAACCCTGATCGAACTCCTGGCCCCCACCCGGCCCGACAGCCCCATCGCCGCCTTTCTGGAGCGGCGCGGCCCGGGCCTGCACCACACCGCCTATCGGGTGGCCGACCTGGAGGCCGAGATGGCGCGGCTGCGGGGGCTGGGCGCCCGCTTCCTCTCGGGGGTGCCGTCGCCCGGGCGGGCGGGCACCCGGGTCGCCTTCCTGCACCCGAAATGGGGCGCGGGCACCCTGATCGAACTCGTGGAGCATCCGGCGGGGCACGGGGGGCAGGGCCACCGTTGA
- a CDS encoding VanZ family protein has protein sequence MSRPARPLWWLPTLAVMGAIWWLSSQPHTPGPTLVHPLDWGAHFTAYLILGFCLGRATGRCGLALVLAAWFGALDEVHQAFVPPREAGGTDWLFDLAGAWLGAFLATRRRAEASPVAVLSEAPR, from the coding sequence TTGAGCCGCCCCGCCCGACCCCTCTGGTGGCTCCCCACCCTCGCCGTGATGGGGGCGATCTGGTGGCTGAGTTCGCAGCCGCACACGCCCGGCCCGACGCTGGTGCATCCGCTTGACTGGGGGGCGCATTTCACGGCGTACCTGATCCTGGGCTTCTGCCTGGGCCGCGCGACGGGGCGGTGCGGGCTGGCGCTCGTGCTCGCCGCGTGGTTCGGGGCGCTCGACGAGGTGCATCAGGCCTTCGTACCCCCGCGCGAGGCGGGCGGGACCGACTGGCTCTTCGACCTGGCGGGGGCCTGGCTGGGCGCCTTCCTCGCCACCCGCCGCCGTGCGGAGGCGTCGCCCGTCGCAGTTCTGTCAGAAGCCCCCCGCTAG